The following proteins come from a genomic window of Microtus ochrogaster isolate Prairie Vole_2 chromosome 7, MicOch1.0, whole genome shotgun sequence:
- the Tcf7 gene encoding transcription factor 7 isoform X1 produces MPQLDSGGGGAGAGDDLGAPDELLAFQDEGEEQDDKSRDSAAGPERDLAELKSSLVNESEGAAAGAGVPGPGVRVHGEAEGAPEALGREHTSQRLFPDKLAESLEDGLKAPECASGMYKETVYSAFNLLMHYPPASGAGQHPQSQPPLHNKAGQPPHGVPQLSPLYEHFSSPHPNPAPTDINQKQGVHRPLQTPDLSGFYSLTSGSMGQLPHTVSWFTHPSLMLGSGVPGHPAAIPHPAIVPSSGKQELQPYDRSLKTQADPKAEKEAKKPTIKKPLNAFMLYMKEMRAKVIAECTLKESAAINQILGRRWHALSREEQAKYYELARKERQLHMQLYPGWSARDNYGKKKRRSREKHQESTTDPGSPKKCRARFGLNQQTDWCGPCRRKKKCIRYLPGEGRCPSPVPSDDSALGCPRSPAPQDSPSYLLLPHFPTELLASPVEPAPTFSGHSAAVTLPAPESPKTLHSTLQNTQVQQQEPQRQAA; encoded by the exons ATGCCGCAGCTGGACTCGGGCGGGGGCGGTGCGGGTGCTGGCGACGACCTCGGCGCGCCCGACGAGCTGTTGGCCTTCCAAGACGAAGGCGAGGAACAGGACGACAAGAGCCGCGACAGCGCCGCGGGCCCCGAGCGGGACCTGGCCGAGCTCAAGTCCTCACTGGTGAATGAGTCCGAGGGCGCGGCCGCAGGCGCCGGGGTCCCGGGTCCCGGCGTCCGGGTGCACGGAGAGGCCGAGGGAGCCCCCGAG GCCCTGGGACGAGAGCACACTTCGCAGAGACTTTTCCCGGACAAACTTGCAGAGTCCCTAGAGGACG GCCTGAAGGCCCCGGAGTGTGCCAGCGGCATGTACAAAGAGACTGTCTACTCTGCCTTCAATCTGCTCATGCACTACCCACCGGCCTCCGGAGCAGGGCAGCACCCCCAGTCTCAACCCCCGCTG CATAACAAGGCTGGCCAGCCCCCACATGGCGTCCCCCAACTTTCTCCACTCTACGAACATTTCAGCAGTCCACACCCCAACCCTGCACCTACGGACATCAACCAGAAGCAAG GAGTTCACAGGCCGCTGCAAACCCCTGATCTCTCTGGATTTTACTCTCTGACCTCAGGCAGCATGGGACAGCTCCCCCACACTGTGAGCTG gttcacCCACCCGTCCTTGATGCTGGGATCTGGTGTACCTGGACACCCAGCAGCCATCCCTCATCCGGCCATTGTACCCTCCTCAGGGAAGCAGGAGCTGCAGCCATATGACCGAAGCCT GAAAACACAAGCAGACCCCAAGGCAGAGAAGGAGGCTAAGAAGCCAACCATCAAAAAACCCCTCAATGCTTTCATGCTTTACATGAAGGAGATGAGAGCCAAGGTCATTGCAGAGTGTACACTCAAGGAAAGCGCTGCCATCAACCAGATCCTGGGTCGCAGG TGGCATGCACTATCTCGAGAAGAGCAGGCCAAGTACTATGAACTGGCTCGCAAGGAAAGGCAGCTGCACATGCAGCTATATCCAGGCTGGTCAGCGCGGGATAACTAC ggaaagaagaagaggcGGTCAAGGGAAAAGCATCAAGAATCCACCACAG ACCCTGGCTCGCCTAAGAAATGTCGTGCTCGCTTTGGCCTCAACCAGCAGACGGATTGGTGTGGTCCGTGCAG gaggaaaaagaaatgcaTTCGGTACTTACCCGGAGAAGGCCGCTGCCCCAGCCCCGTTCCTTCCGATGACAGTGCTCTAGGCTGTCCCAGGTCCCCAGCTCCCCAGGACTCACCCTCTTATCTTCTGCTGCCCCACTTCCCCACAGAACTGCTTGCTAGCCCAGTGGAGCCAGCACCAACATTCTCAGGTCACTCTGCAGCTGTCACTCTTCCAGCTCCTGAGTCCCCAAAGACCCTCCACAGCACCCTCCAGAATACACAAGTACAGcaacaggaacctcagaggcaggcagcctaG
- the Tcf7 gene encoding transcription factor 7 isoform X2, translating to MPQLDSGGGGAGAGDDLGAPDELLAFQDEGEEQDDKSRDSAAGPERDLAELKSSLVNESEGAAAGAGVPGPGVRVHGEAEGAPEALGREHTSQRLFPDKLAESLEDGLKAPECASGMYKETVYSAFNLLMHYPPASGAGQHPQSQPPLHNKAGQPPHGVPQLSPLYEHFSSPHPNPAPTDINQKQGVHRPLQTPDLSGFYSLTSGSMGQLPHTVSWPSPPLYPLSPSCGYRQHFPAPTAAPGAPYPRFTHPSLMLGSGVPGHPAAIPHPAIVPSSGKQELQPYDRSLKTQADPKAEKEAKKPTIKKPLNAFMLYMKEMRAKVIAECTLKESAAINQILGRRWHALSREEQAKYYELARKERQLHMQLYPGWSARDNYGKKKRRSREKHQESTTGGKRNAFGTYPEKAAAPAPFLPMTVL from the exons ATGCCGCAGCTGGACTCGGGCGGGGGCGGTGCGGGTGCTGGCGACGACCTCGGCGCGCCCGACGAGCTGTTGGCCTTCCAAGACGAAGGCGAGGAACAGGACGACAAGAGCCGCGACAGCGCCGCGGGCCCCGAGCGGGACCTGGCCGAGCTCAAGTCCTCACTGGTGAATGAGTCCGAGGGCGCGGCCGCAGGCGCCGGGGTCCCGGGTCCCGGCGTCCGGGTGCACGGAGAGGCCGAGGGAGCCCCCGAG GCCCTGGGACGAGAGCACACTTCGCAGAGACTTTTCCCGGACAAACTTGCAGAGTCCCTAGAGGACG GCCTGAAGGCCCCGGAGTGTGCCAGCGGCATGTACAAAGAGACTGTCTACTCTGCCTTCAATCTGCTCATGCACTACCCACCGGCCTCCGGAGCAGGGCAGCACCCCCAGTCTCAACCCCCGCTG CATAACAAGGCTGGCCAGCCCCCACATGGCGTCCCCCAACTTTCTCCACTCTACGAACATTTCAGCAGTCCACACCCCAACCCTGCACCTACGGACATCAACCAGAAGCAAG GAGTTCACAGGCCGCTGCAAACCCCTGATCTCTCTGGATTTTACTCTCTGACCTCAGGCAGCATGGGACAGCTCCCCCACACTGTGAGCTG GCCCAGCCCTCCTCTCTACCCCTTGTCCCCTTCCTGCGGATATAGACAGCacttccctgcccccactgcAGCCCCTGGCGCCCCCTATCCCAG gttcacCCACCCGTCCTTGATGCTGGGATCTGGTGTACCTGGACACCCAGCAGCCATCCCTCATCCGGCCATTGTACCCTCCTCAGGGAAGCAGGAGCTGCAGCCATATGACCGAAGCCT GAAAACACAAGCAGACCCCAAGGCAGAGAAGGAGGCTAAGAAGCCAACCATCAAAAAACCCCTCAATGCTTTCATGCTTTACATGAAGGAGATGAGAGCCAAGGTCATTGCAGAGTGTACACTCAAGGAAAGCGCTGCCATCAACCAGATCCTGGGTCGCAGG TGGCATGCACTATCTCGAGAAGAGCAGGCCAAGTACTATGAACTGGCTCGCAAGGAAAGGCAGCTGCACATGCAGCTATATCCAGGCTGGTCAGCGCGGGATAACTAC ggaaagaagaagaggcGGTCAAGGGAAAAGCATCAAGAATCCACCACAG gaggaaaaagaaatgcaTTCGGTACTTACCCGGAGAAGGCCGCTGCCCCAGCCCCGTTCCTTCCGATGACAGTGCTCTAG